A window from Engraulis encrasicolus isolate BLACKSEA-1 chromosome 11, IST_EnEncr_1.0, whole genome shotgun sequence encodes these proteins:
- the LOC134458705 gene encoding uncharacterized protein LOC134458705, with the protein MLLGAAGREQQSGMEMTEGVYRKVDPDGGSSLSTVKSVEGADEVLNKTSNSTENSGDPTSQDSAGREQQDGMEMTEGIYRKVSPDGGSSLSAVKYVEEDEVLNKPSNSTENAGDPNSRHSGRWRSAAVCLGLLCTLLLCGIAVLSVQMMLMTKQSEYRYREKLQIQVDYDNMTSDCQQLQISYNGLKSVKAKLQDTNSNLTRENLQCQTRYASLSREKDHIQLQNNGIAKEKSELEKRYNDKVQLESSYKNLTSENSVLQGKYNNLLNEKSNLTTTYDNLRREKLQLEASYKNQNSVFQDRYGNLLTEKSKLQATHDNLTMRNMELETMDVTLDPETANNYLILSADGKQVKHGYTSHNRPDNLKRFDPNTIVLGKQGIISGRFYYEVQFPETSFKLTSFSYHCYGDDPQMYLSFQPDNSTVFARISTCLTNLSTWMKEHHLQFNLCKTELLVIPAKESICHNITLTMGSATVASK; encoded by the exons ATGCTTCTCGGAGCAGCTGGTAGAGAGCAGCAGAGTGGGATGGAGATGACTGAGGGCGTCTATCGAAAAGTCGACCCAGATGGAGGCAGCAGCCTCTCCACTGTCAAGTCTGTGGAGGGCGCAGACGAAGTCCTCAACAAGACTTCAAACTCCACAGAGAATTCTGGAGATCCCACCAGTCAAGACTCTG CTGGTAGAGAGCAGCAGGATGGGATGGAGATGACTGAGGGCATCTATCGAAAGGTCAGCCCAGATGGAGGCAGCAGCCTCTCCGCTGTCAAATATGTGGAGGAAGACGAGGTCCTCAACAAGCCCTCAAACTCTACAGAGAATGCTGGAGATCCCAACTCTCGACATTCTG GGCGCTGGAGGAGTGCcgctgtgtgtctgggtctgctCTGCACTCTACTGCTGTGCGGCATTGCAGTCCTCAGTGTCCAGATGATGCTGATGACTAAACAGTCAGAGTACAGATACAGGGAGAAACTACAGATACAGGTGGACTATGACAACATGACCTCAGATTGCCAGCAGTTGCAGATCAGTTACAACGGCCTGAAAAGTGTGAAAGCTAAGTTGCAGGACACAAACAGCAACCTGACAAGGGAGAATTTACAGTGTCAGACAAGATATGCTAGTCTGTCAAGGGAAAAAGACCACATCCAGCTCCAGAACAATGGCATCGCTAAAGAAAAATCAGAGCTGGAAAAGCGTTACAATGACAAGGTGCAACTAGAGTCCAGTTACAAAAACCTGACCTCAGAGAATTCAGTGCTACAAGGCAAGTACAACAACTTGTTGAATGAGAAATCCAATTTAACGACTACGTATGACAATCTGAGGAGGGAGAAATTGCAGCTAGAGGCTAGTTACAAAAATCAGAATTCAGTGTTTCAGGACAGATATGGAAACTTGTTGACAGAAAAATCCAAATTACAGGCAACACATGACAACCTGACTATGAGGAATATGGAGCTAGAGACAA tgGATGTGACTCTGGATCCTGAGACAGCTAATAACTACCTCATCCTGTCTGCTGATGGGAAACAAGTAAAACATGGTTATACATCACATAATCGCCCTGACAACCTCAAACGCTTTGATCCCAATACCATTGTGCTGGGCAAACAGGGCATCATCTCTGGTAGATTTTACTATGAGGTGCAG TTCCCTGAGACGTCATTCAAACTCACATCATTCTCCTATCACTGCTATGGTGATGAcccccagatgtacctgtcgttccagcCAGATAACTCCACGGTTTTTGCACGCATCTCAACCTGCCTCACCAacctgtcaacatggatgaaggaacacCACCTACAGTTCAACCTGTGCAAGACAGAGCTGctagtgatcccagctaaagagtcaatCTGTCACAACATCACCCTCACGATGGGCTCTGCTACTGTGGCCTCAAAGTAG